One genomic window of Desulfurococcus mucosus DSM 2162 includes the following:
- a CDS encoding transcription initiation factor IIB, producing MRCPHCGRDTVIFDSDSNTYVCQVCGAVVDERPAYQGTEGFPKNNTTPRNSGALTHRVHDHGVGGTEIAGSFKAHLRRGRSWVRANSEIKVDKRDRKLKKALQWLNEYLKLLDPPTPVRETAALLVREAVKDKNFKENTVRKIIVAAIYLSYKINKQPRSAKVFCSELNIEDGYLWEGIRLIREAVKDVKLTHEHYDPRYYIGFITHRLNAPPVVETLANSIASSAESYGFLSGKNPASLAAASVYLAGIISNNKRNQLEVAETIGLTDVAIRNAYDSILRNLDIDVLL from the coding sequence TTGAGGTGCCCTCACTGCGGCAGGGACACTGTTATCTTCGACTCCGACTCCAACACGTATGTGTGCCAGGTTTGCGGAGCAGTAGTTGATGAGAGACCAGCATATCAGGGCACCGAGGGCTTCCCGAAGAATAACACTACACCACGTAACAGTGGAGCACTCACCCATAGAGTGCACGATCACGGTGTAGGCGGCACGGAGATAGCGGGCAGCTTCAAGGCGCACCTGAGGCGTGGAAGGAGCTGGGTGAGAGCTAATAGTGAGATAAAGGTTGACAAAAGGGATAGGAAGCTTAAGAAGGCTTTGCAATGGCTTAACGAGTACCTGAAGCTCCTGGATCCACCCACCCCTGTAAGGGAGACCGCTGCTTTACTCGTCCGCGAAGCAGTGAAAGACAAGAACTTCAAGGAGAATACTGTGAGAAAGATAATTGTGGCCGCCATCTATCTCTCCTACAAGATAAATAAGCAGCCTAGATCCGCCAAGGTATTCTGCTCAGAGCTGAACATTGAGGACGGATACCTATGGGAAGGAATACGCTTAATACGTGAAGCAGTAAAAGATGTGAAACTAACACATGAGCACTACGATCCCAGATACTACATAGGCTTCATAACGCATAGGTTGAACGCACCCCCCGTGGTGGAGACCCTTGCTAACTCCATCGCGTCAAGCGCCGAGAGCTACGGGTTCCTGAGCGGTAAGAACCCGGCTAGTCTCGCAGCTGCATCAGTATACCTGGCTGGCATAATAAGCAACAACAAGAGAAACCAGCTTGAAGTAGCTGAAACCATAGGTCTCACCGATGTAGCCATAAGGAACGCCTATGACTCAATACTGAGGAACCTAGACATAGATGTATTATTGTAG
- a CDS encoding H/ACA ribonucleoprotein complex subunit GAR1 produces the protein MNKLGIVEASTRDGFIVVKPVSRDVLKLVNSSVYDDNYRRIGRVVDVIGRVDDPRVIVKLENKAFKPSPVLYYHLAEKKRGRGGRKR, from the coding sequence ATGAACAAGTTGGGGATAGTGGAGGCCTCCACTAGGGATGGATTCATTGTTGTCAAACCTGTTTCAAGAGATGTCCTTAAACTAGTCAACTCCTCTGTCTACGATGACAACTATAGGAGGATAGGGAGAGTCGTCGATGTAATCGGGAGGGTAGACGACCCCAGGGTTATCGTGAAACTAGAGAACAAGGCTTTCAAACCATCCCCTGTGCTCTACTATCACTTAGCTGAGAAGAAGCGTGGGAGAGGGGGGAGGAAGCGTTGA
- a CDS encoding signal recognition particle subunit SRP19/SEC65 family protein, which translates to MSREYKGRKIVVYPSYIDSKKSRREGRKIRLSDAVPNPGIDEILEACRRLGLNPVHEEKQYPRIHGLRGRVLVDKKMSKLSTLIAVAREIKRMRGDTRS; encoded by the coding sequence TTGAGCAGAGAGTACAAGGGCAGGAAGATAGTCGTTTACCCATCATACATAGATTCCAAGAAGAGCCGTAGAGAGGGCAGGAAGATACGTTTAAGCGATGCCGTACCGAACCCAGGCATTGACGAAATACTCGAGGCTTGCCGGAGGCTGGGATTGAACCCGGTTCACGAGGAGAAACAGTACCCAAGGATCCATGGATTACGGGGACGCGTCCTCGTGGATAAAAAGATGAGTAAGCTGAGCACACTTATAGCCGTAGCCAGGGAGATCAAGCGTATGCGCGGCGATACACGTAGCTGA
- a CDS encoding 30S ribosomal protein S8e: MSYYQGNDLRKPSGGLKGEKRGKRKHELGSPPTNTTLSNSEEKVFVRTLGGNMKVKLKKALYINVALPGEKTAKKVKILDVVETPSNPQNTRFKIISKGTVVKTELGLVKVTSRPGQHGVLNGVLVEKK, translated from the coding sequence ATGTCGTATTACCAGGGCAATGACTTAAGGAAGCCGAGTGGCGGGTTAAAAGGGGAGAAGAGAGGTAAGAGAAAGCACGAGCTAGGCTCACCTCCAACCAATACTACTCTGAGCAATAGTGAGGAGAAGGTGTTTGTGAGAACACTGGGGGGAAACATGAAGGTGAAGCTGAAGAAGGCCCTCTACATTAATGTTGCCCTTCCAGGGGAGAAGACGGCTAAGAAGGTGAAGATACTGGACGTTGTTGAGACGCCCTCAAACCCGCAGAACACCCGGTTCAAGATTATCTCGAAGGGCACCGTTGTGAAAACAGAGCTAGGACTCGTCAAGGTTACCTCGAGGCCTGGGCAACACGGTGTCTTAAACGGGGTTCTCGTAGAGAAAAAATAG
- a CDS encoding chromate transporter, which produces MRKRQHYRRRRRPSMAASGVSLTELFVEFLKIGFFMFGGGYGGIALMYKELVEIKKWVSEEEFLELLGVAESTPGPIAINSATWIGYSLGGLPGSIIATIGVVMPAYLVIMAIVTSLKPYMGSDAVKIMFRGINAAVVALILYALIKVARSVLIASGGALNLVAVAIFVTAFILLYVGDQHPIVVILVSAAVSLLLKYGLGI; this is translated from the coding sequence GTGAGGAAACGTCAGCATTACAGGAGGCGGAGGCGTCCAAGTATGGCTGCAAGCGGGGTTTCACTAACAGAGTTATTCGTCGAGTTCCTGAAGATAGGGTTCTTCATGTTTGGAGGCGGCTACGGTGGCATAGCGTTGATGTACAAGGAGCTCGTCGAGATAAAGAAGTGGGTCTCCGAGGAAGAGTTCCTCGAGCTCCTAGGTGTCGCTGAGAGTACGCCGGGACCCATAGCAATAAACTCAGCTACATGGATAGGGTACTCCCTTGGAGGATTACCCGGCTCCATAATCGCCACCATAGGCGTCGTCATGCCCGCCTACCTAGTGATAATGGCCATAGTTACATCGCTTAAACCATATATGGGTAGCGACGCAGTGAAGATAATGTTCAGGGGCATTAACGCTGCTGTTGTAGCACTAATACTCTACGCATTGATCAAGGTGGCTAGGAGCGTGTTAATAGCCTCTGGGGGAGCCTTGAACCTGGTGGCTGTAGCAATATTCGTCACAGCCTTCATACTCCTCTATGTGGGTGACCAGCACCCAATAGTAGTGATACTGGTGTCCGCTGCTGTAAGCCTATTATTGAAGTACGGGCTTGGAATATGA
- a CDS encoding acetate--CoA ligase family protein has translation MTRDRWSCVSAITRFFNPSSVAVIGATPREGKVGRVILENFTKRYRGRVYPVNPGYDEILGLKCYRSIRDLPEAPDLAVIAIPAPGVPEVLRELGEKGCKAAIIISGGFRETGTPEGERLENEVKEIALKYGIRIIGPNCIGIYDSWSGVDTFFLPEEKMKRPPKGYVAFISQSGAFASALMDWMAYNNIGVSRAVSYGNKVDVDDVDILEYLASDEKTRVILIYLEGLKDGRGRAFLEAARKVSTVKPVLIFKAGKTGRGSLAAASHTAALAGDYSVYKSAFKQAGIVEVESFDEMMDAVRILLDQPLMNGNRVYIITDAGGVGVMLTDALTSQGFELPRTPPDLREELRRVLPPHCIVENPIDLTGDTDDERYMKVLEKVLPRGDVDAVVVVALPQVPGIKGSLVEYLIEAKKKYGKPIIAVSIGGEEAVKIARRLQENGITVFESPERAAKALKVLYTYSRIKMKTTRDRG, from the coding sequence ATGACACGTGATAGGTGGTCATGCGTGTCAGCGATCACTAGGTTCTTCAACCCTAGTAGCGTCGCAGTGATCGGTGCAACACCTAGGGAAGGGAAGGTGGGCAGGGTCATACTGGAGAACTTTACTAAGAGGTATAGGGGCCGGGTCTACCCGGTTAACCCGGGCTACGATGAGATCCTGGGGCTCAAGTGCTACAGGAGTATAAGGGATCTACCTGAGGCACCGGATCTAGCCGTGATAGCCATACCGGCTCCAGGCGTGCCCGAGGTGCTTAGGGAGCTGGGTGAGAAAGGATGCAAGGCGGCAATAATAATAAGCGGCGGCTTCAGGGAGACTGGAACACCTGAAGGAGAGAGATTGGAGAACGAGGTCAAGGAGATAGCGTTAAAGTATGGGATAAGGATCATAGGTCCAAACTGCATCGGCATATATGACAGCTGGAGCGGTGTCGATACATTCTTCCTGCCCGAGGAGAAGATGAAGCGTCCTCCGAAAGGATATGTCGCATTCATCAGTCAGAGCGGTGCATTCGCCTCAGCCCTCATGGACTGGATGGCATACAACAACATCGGGGTTTCAAGAGCCGTGAGCTACGGTAACAAGGTTGATGTGGACGATGTCGATATACTGGAGTACCTTGCAAGCGATGAGAAAACCAGGGTCATACTAATATACCTAGAGGGCTTGAAGGATGGGAGAGGACGAGCATTCCTCGAGGCCGCGAGAAAAGTGAGCACGGTCAAACCGGTGCTGATATTCAAGGCGGGTAAAACCGGGCGGGGAAGCCTTGCAGCTGCAAGCCATACAGCCGCACTTGCAGGAGACTACTCGGTTTACAAGTCTGCCTTCAAGCAGGCTGGGATAGTAGAGGTGGAGAGCTTCGACGAGATGATGGATGCCGTACGTATACTGCTCGATCAACCATTAATGAATGGTAACAGGGTCTACATAATCACTGATGCAGGCGGTGTCGGCGTGATGTTAACCGATGCCTTAACCTCCCAGGGCTTCGAGCTACCTAGGACGCCACCGGATCTAAGGGAGGAGTTGAGAAGAGTGCTGCCACCACACTGCATCGTAGAGAACCCCATAGACCTCACGGGTGACACCGATGATGAAAGATACATGAAGGTACTTGAGAAAGTGCTTCCACGTGGAGACGTGGATGCAGTAGTAGTGGTTGCACTACCACAGGTACCAGGTATAAAGGGCTCACTGGTGGAATACCTCATAGAGGCTAAGAAGAAGTATGGGAAGCCAATAATAGCGGTATCCATAGGCGGGGAGGAAGCGGTCAAAATAGCTAGGAGGCTCCAGGAGAACGGGATCACTGTATTCGAATCCCCTGAGAGGGCTGCAAAGGCGCTTAAAGTATTATATACCTATAGCAGGATAAAGATGAAGACAACCAGGGATAGAGGTTGA
- a CDS encoding acetate--CoA ligase family protein, with amino-acid sequence MTPRDIIINALKEGRYKLLEHEAFQLIKHYGIPSPEVVVVKSPEEAVALADKVGYPIALKIVSPDISHKSDVGGVKLGLRSREEVGKAVKEMLETVPRRAPSARIVGVLMYNMAPQGLEVIIGGVRDSVFGPVVMFGLGGIFVEVLKDVSFRVSPVSKEDALTMLKEIKSASILEGYRGQPPVDKDAIAEMIVKTARLMEDNPEIESIDLNPVMAYSKGAIAVDARIILKHS; translated from the coding sequence TTGACCCCCCGTGACATAATAATCAATGCGCTCAAGGAGGGGCGATACAAGCTACTGGAGCACGAGGCCTTCCAGCTCATCAAGCACTACGGGATACCCTCACCAGAGGTAGTAGTGGTTAAGAGCCCGGAGGAAGCAGTAGCCTTAGCCGACAAAGTCGGATACCCCATCGCATTAAAGATAGTGTCACCCGATATATCGCACAAGAGCGATGTAGGTGGCGTGAAGCTAGGGCTCAGGAGCAGGGAGGAGGTTGGGAAAGCCGTAAAGGAAATGCTTGAGACAGTGCCACGCAGAGCCCCGAGTGCAAGGATAGTTGGAGTGCTCATGTATAACATGGCACCCCAGGGCCTCGAAGTAATCATTGGAGGCGTAAGGGACAGCGTGTTCGGGCCAGTGGTCATGTTCGGCCTAGGAGGAATCTTCGTAGAAGTATTGAAAGACGTATCCTTCAGGGTATCCCCTGTGAGCAAGGAGGATGCACTCACAATGCTTAAGGAGATAAAGTCAGCAAGCATACTTGAAGGCTATCGTGGCCAACCTCCAGTAGACAAGGATGCGATCGCCGAGATGATCGTGAAGACTGCGAGACTAATGGAGGATAACCCTGAGATAGAGTCCATAGATCTAAACCCCGTCATGGCGTACAGTAAGGGAGCTATAGCTGTTGACGCCAGGATCATACTTAAACATAGCTAG
- a CDS encoding coiled-coil protein: MSSTPIEELQREIENATTQIGEIREKIRLLKDQRFKLIGELKTERGEKQKYLNDIRVLKERLRKIKEERRQLIEEYRRLAEERRSKIEELKALREVLAEKKNTIQSMSKEARTPSNILRGEIERLEWILQTRVLSIEEENRIIQKIKRLTALLEKAEKLRKERNEVLEIRAFYSSLKIQVRDLSGKLQSLREKIGKLTDERDRLKQQLEEVVKKYQGLKNSIEAKQNTVNEVSKEIEELSARLEELREKVNNLNRELEKAKLGMMLNAKKQEILEKKQDKKRLTIDELKIIYGEPEDFLEE, translated from the coding sequence ATGTCATCCACACCTATAGAGGAACTACAACGGGAAATAGAGAACGCCACCACGCAGATAGGTGAGATAAGGGAGAAAATAAGGCTCCTCAAGGATCAAAGGTTTAAACTCATAGGCGAGCTGAAGACTGAGAGAGGCGAGAAGCAGAAGTACCTAAACGATATAAGGGTTCTCAAGGAGAGACTAAGGAAGATAAAGGAGGAGAGGAGGCAGCTCATCGAAGAGTACAGGAGGCTTGCCGAAGAACGGAGAAGCAAGATCGAGGAATTAAAGGCTCTAAGAGAGGTTCTCGCCGAGAAAAAGAACACCATACAGAGCATGTCGAAAGAGGCTAGAACACCCTCCAACATCCTGAGGGGTGAAATAGAGAGGCTAGAATGGATCCTCCAGACAAGAGTACTGTCAATAGAGGAGGAGAACAGGATTATTCAGAAGATAAAGAGGCTCACAGCTCTACTCGAGAAAGCCGAGAAGCTGAGGAAGGAGAGGAACGAGGTGCTCGAGATCAGGGCATTCTACTCAAGCCTGAAGATACAGGTAAGGGATCTCTCAGGCAAGCTCCAGTCTCTAAGAGAGAAAATAGGTAAGCTGACGGATGAAAGGGATAGGTTGAAGCAGCAGCTGGAGGAGGTCGTGAAGAAATACCAGGGATTAAAGAACTCCATAGAGGCCAAGCAGAACACAGTTAACGAGGTTTCAAAGGAAATAGAGGAGCTCAGCGCAAGGCTCGAAGAATTGAGGGAAAAAGTAAACAATCTCAACAGGGAGCTCGAGAAAGCCAAGCTGGGAATGATGCTGAATGCCAAGAAGCAGGAGATCCTTGAGAAGAAGCAGGATAAGAAGCGCTTAACCATCGACGAGCTCAAGATAATCTACGGGGAACCCGAGGACTTCCTAGAGGAGTAG
- the uppS gene encoding polyprenyl diphosphate synthase: MPREGSIRGTLTAIFYRLGMKALQPLYEVYEKWLWMQIRGGPFPRHIGIIPDGNRRWARRLGFDPSLGHIYGYERMKEVLKWIWDLGIRYVTIYAMSTENCKYRSNGEREHLFNLARKGLRELRELRDIHERKVRVKVFGTLDLVPSDIVELAKELEKETEKYDSYQLNIALCYGGRQEILDAVKAVVRDVIDGKITVDDISEEAFSKYLYTSEAPDPDLIIRTSGEERISNFLLWQSAYSELYFCDVYWPEFRKIDFWRAIRSYQMRERRFGR, from the coding sequence ATGCCTAGGGAGGGTAGCATACGGGGAACGCTCACAGCCATCTTCTACAGGCTCGGCATGAAAGCCCTGCAACCTCTCTACGAGGTGTACGAGAAGTGGCTGTGGATGCAGATACGCGGGGGGCCTTTCCCGCGACACATAGGCATAATACCAGACGGCAACAGGAGGTGGGCTAGGAGGCTCGGCTTCGACCCGTCGCTAGGCCACATCTATGGGTACGAGAGAATGAAAGAGGTGCTTAAATGGATATGGGATCTTGGGATAAGGTATGTCACCATATACGCTATGAGCACCGAGAACTGCAAGTATAGAAGTAACGGTGAGCGAGAACACTTGTTTAACCTGGCGAGAAAGGGGCTCAGAGAGCTCAGGGAGCTCAGGGATATCCATGAGAGAAAGGTGAGGGTGAAAGTTTTCGGCACACTCGACCTGGTTCCAAGCGACATAGTTGAACTAGCAAAGGAGCTCGAGAAGGAGACAGAGAAATATGACTCATACCAGTTGAACATAGCGCTCTGCTACGGGGGCAGACAGGAGATACTTGACGCCGTGAAGGCTGTCGTGCGGGACGTCATCGACGGCAAGATAACCGTTGACGATATAAGCGAGGAAGCCTTCAGTAAGTACCTTTACACCAGCGAGGCACCTGACCCGGACCTCATAATAAGAACCAGCGGCGAGGAGAGAATAAGCAACTTCCTACTGTGGCAGTCGGCTTACAGCGAACTGTATTTCTGCGATGTCTACTGGCCCGAGTTCCGTAAAATAGACTTCTGGAGGGCGATACGCAGCTACCAGATGCGTGAAAGAAGGTTTGGAAGGTGA
- a CDS encoding CdvA-like protein — MPSLTVDKIDEYLGKPVNDPYGRRVGYIIGFYSDADGNVTSLEISFNEFGFKQVTVDMFRFENGSIILLPEWEYTAILLENRLERVKKRVAALEELNSKKEIPVHTYEEFKKKLDESLIKLKEEAKGVKEELRKRIHEIEDMIVELEKAITAVKVSYISGEIPEKAYKASMDHLRRNLDILNSEKASVKKHLDKIEALENLPVDAAVKVSVAGETPSKSSQPMQVVVVES, encoded by the coding sequence ATGCCCAGCCTTACAGTCGACAAGATCGATGAATACCTGGGTAAACCCGTAAACGACCCATACGGGAGGCGTGTAGGATACATCATCGGCTTCTACAGCGACGCTGATGGAAACGTAACATCCCTGGAGATAAGTTTCAATGAGTTCGGATTCAAACAGGTCACGGTCGACATGTTCAGGTTTGAAAACGGCAGCATAATATTGCTCCCCGAATGGGAGTACACGGCAATTCTACTGGAGAACAGGCTTGAAAGGGTGAAGAAGCGTGTAGCAGCCCTTGAGGAGTTGAACAGTAAGAAGGAGATACCGGTTCACACCTACGAGGAGTTCAAGAAGAAACTCGACGAGTCACTTATAAAGCTTAAAGAGGAGGCAAAGGGGGTTAAAGAGGAGCTCAGGAAGAGAATCCATGAAATAGAAGACATGATCGTTGAGCTCGAGAAGGCTATCACAGCTGTAAAGGTGAGCTACATAAGCGGCGAGATACCTGAGAAAGCCTATAAGGCTTCAATGGATCACTTGAGGCGGAACCTGGATATACTGAACTCTGAGAAAGCCAGCGTCAAGAAGCACTTGGACAAGATAGAGGCATTGGAGAACCTTCCAGTAGACGCAGCCGTGAAAGTAAGCGTAGCGGGAGAAACTCCTTCAAAGTCCTCGCAGCCAATGCAGGTAGTAGTAGTTGAATCGTGA
- the dph5 gene encoding diphthine synthase: MLAFIGIGYSRRHLTQESLELLRSAEKIYIDTYTSMYEDGYEWIRDVNPSAEIIVARRRDLEGDAITRIVEESVRKNVAIVCAGDPFTATTHDAIRVEALKRGVEVRVATGISIVSLVHSRIGLQAYRFGKIVTLVYPDNFKPYSVVETIYDNLSRNLHTLILLDLRLEEGVAMTIPEAVEILGGLDDKGLILDQVGVAVARLGWSSELVKAGRVRELGKHRYPPPPHSLIITAKLHPVELESLRYIAGLQL; the protein is encoded by the coding sequence TTGCTGGCGTTCATCGGCATAGGGTATTCGCGGAGGCACTTGACTCAGGAATCCCTGGAGCTCCTGAGGAGCGCTGAGAAAATATACATCGACACATACACCTCCATGTATGAGGATGGGTACGAGTGGATTAGAGACGTGAACCCGTCAGCAGAGATAATTGTAGCCAGAAGGAGGGATCTCGAGGGCGATGCCATAACTAGGATAGTGGAGGAATCGGTGAGAAAGAATGTAGCTATTGTCTGCGCCGGGGATCCATTTACAGCAACTACACACGACGCCATCAGGGTTGAAGCATTGAAGCGAGGGGTTGAAGTAAGGGTTGCCACAGGCATATCGATAGTGAGCCTAGTTCACAGTAGGATAGGTCTTCAAGCATACAGGTTCGGCAAAATAGTCACATTGGTCTACCCCGATAACTTCAAGCCGTACAGCGTTGTTGAAACCATATATGACAACCTGAGCAGGAACCTCCACACCCTGATCCTGTTGGATTTGAGGCTCGAGGAGGGTGTCGCCATGACGATTCCAGAGGCAGTTGAGATACTGGGAGGCCTCGACGACAAGGGATTAATACTTGATCAAGTTGGCGTAGCAGTGGCTAGGCTTGGATGGAGCTCGGAGCTTGTTAAGGCTGGCAGAGTACGTGAATTAGGGAAGCACAGGTATCCTCCGCCACCACACTCACTGATCATTACAGCCAAGCTCCACCCAGTTGAACTGGAGAGCCTCAGATATATTGCAGGGCTACAGCTTTAG
- a CDS encoding ABC transporter substrate-binding protein produces the protein MLVKMSKQIALAYMAIVVLAISLVTPASAGVTLQDSTGRTISITETPRRIVSLSPSITETLAYLGGLDTVVGADSLSLSDEWFNISTILRARNVTDVGGYWWSAIRSEEILAASPDLVLAEKGAHIPLLDFFKNYNVTVVYLEGGASRSIQDVLSDMYTVALILNKTSLLAEFSGKLEAEFQKYRELVAERYKGVSILFVIDLTGGIWVAGKGTYIDDIVERLGLVNACRDIYSWTSISLEKAVELNPDVIVVASMGGINISIRLLDESGLTRLGKPIVVLNQSETDILMRPGPLLLYAPQVVYNALSRANITGGAAESGSQGMTLNGLLAATVVIVAAVIVAVVVLVVFKRR, from the coding sequence GTGTTGGTCAAAATGTCCAAGCAAATAGCACTCGCGTACATGGCAATAGTGGTCTTAGCGATATCACTAGTCACGCCGGCTTCAGCCGGTGTAACACTGCAGGATTCCACAGGGAGAACGATCTCGATTACTGAAACACCTAGGAGGATAGTGTCGCTCAGTCCATCCATAACGGAGACGCTGGCATATCTCGGAGGGCTTGATACAGTTGTAGGGGCAGACTCCCTCTCCCTCAGTGACGAATGGTTCAATATCTCCACGATACTGAGGGCACGCAACGTCACTGATGTAGGCGGATACTGGTGGTCAGCCATCAGGAGTGAGGAGATACTTGCAGCCAGCCCGGATCTAGTGCTAGCTGAGAAGGGTGCTCACATACCATTGCTCGACTTCTTCAAGAACTACAATGTTACGGTAGTGTATCTTGAGGGCGGGGCCTCTAGGAGTATACAGGACGTGTTAAGCGACATGTACACGGTTGCATTGATCCTGAATAAAACCAGCCTTCTCGCCGAGTTCTCTGGAAAGCTGGAAGCCGAGTTCCAGAAGTACAGGGAGCTAGTGGCTGAGAGGTATAAAGGGGTGAGCATACTCTTCGTAATAGATCTCACGGGAGGCATATGGGTCGCCGGCAAAGGCACATACATAGACGATATAGTTGAGAGGCTTGGACTAGTTAACGCGTGCAGAGACATCTATTCATGGACCAGTATAAGTCTAGAGAAAGCCGTAGAGTTGAATCCCGATGTAATAGTGGTTGCATCCATGGGCGGCATCAACATCAGCATTAGACTCCTCGATGAAAGCGGGTTAACGAGGCTCGGTAAACCCATAGTGGTTCTCAACCAGAGTGAAACCGACATCCTCATGAGGCCCGGTCCCTTACTGCTCTACGCGCCCCAGGTGGTGTACAATGCATTGTCTCGTGCAAACATCACCGGCGGCGCTGCCGAGTCGGGGTCCCAGGGGATGACACTCAATGGGTTACTGGCGGCAACGGTTGTGATTGTGGCAGCAGTCATTGTAGCAGTAGTAGTGCTGGTGGTGTTTAAGAGGAGATGA
- a CDS encoding FecCD family ABC transporter permease → MRKAASSLFIVFSASTILLLVFMDFNGIQRVPALLDYRFNRVLSALLSGAIIGLAGVLLQSSLRNPLVDHYVIGVGSGALVFTYIFILWTGGYTLNASFFSMLGGFTAMVLTILLAEKLSGSATSYILAGIGMNSVFSGLSILLSYVAVREYPYVHALLVGSFIVATAEKTQVLLIVLAVSLLTVFLIAKPLNTLEVSDEFSMVAGFNPRLTRLASVVLAGASTSIVTSMYGLIGFIGLVTPHIARYVSGTSDNRVVAPLAMLTSSAVLYLTDFISRRLFAVMWGEVPAGAVASLIGAPIFIYLLVSRRGA, encoded by the coding sequence ATGAGGAAGGCCGCGTCATCACTATTCATTGTTTTCTCAGCTTCCACGATACTTCTCCTGGTTTTCATGGATTTCAACGGGATTCAACGTGTCCCAGCACTCCTTGACTACAGGTTTAATAGGGTTCTCTCAGCACTGCTATCAGGTGCGATAATAGGTTTAGCTGGTGTGCTCCTGCAGTCGTCCCTGCGTAATCCTCTAGTGGATCACTATGTTATTGGTGTTGGAAGCGGTGCACTAGTCTTCACATACATATTCATACTGTGGACCGGGGGGTACACCCTTAACGCCTCATTCTTCTCGATGCTTGGAGGGTTCACAGCCATGGTATTAACCATCCTGCTTGCCGAGAAGCTTTCTGGTTCAGCAACATCCTACATTCTAGCCGGCATAGGCATGAACTCGGTTTTCTCAGGGCTTTCAATACTCCTCTCATATGTAGCTGTGAGAGAGTATCCTTACGTACATGCACTACTCGTTGGGAGCTTCATAGTTGCTACAGCTGAGAAGACGCAGGTGTTATTAATCGTTCTAGCAGTATCCCTTCTCACCGTGTTCCTGATTGCTAAACCCCTTAACACCCTGGAGGTCAGCGATGAGTTCTCAATGGTAGCCGGGTTCAATCCACGTTTAACCCGCCTAGCCTCCGTTGTGCTTGCAGGTGCATCGACAAGTATTGTTACATCGATGTATGGCTTGATAGGCTTCATTGGATTGGTTACGCCGCATATAGCGAGATACGTGTCGGGTACAAGTGATAACAGGGTTGTAGCACCCTTAGCGATGCTTACATCCTCCGCGGTGCTCTACCTCACAGATTTCATTAGTAGAAGGCTTTTCGCTGTGATGTGGGGCGAGGTGCCAGCCGGGGCTGTGGCATCTTTGATCGGCGCCCCTATCTTTATATATCTACTTGTCTCCAGGCGGGGTGCATGA
- a CDS encoding ABC transporter ATP-binding protein — MLRGKDVVVEYRGGLKALWKASFQIPGNKVTCLMGPNASGKTTLLRAVARLVEYRGSILIDGLEASRMPLAVLSKILSYGSPTSVSTSLSLRVREILEMALYPLKNIDVEKAVEEASMELDITMLLDRYVGELSSGELQRVVIASALVKNPRYLLLDEPDAHVDVGFKPVLSRVLRRRAASSTIVVATHDPVFASCTCDHVIVLRSGSIVFEGGFDELLENLGVLEETYGVGFTVSNAPNGRRIILPYY; from the coding sequence ATGTTGAGAGGGAAGGATGTAGTGGTTGAATACAGGGGTGGGCTAAAGGCTTTGTGGAAAGCATCCTTCCAGATACCGGGGAACAAGGTGACATGCCTCATGGGTCCCAATGCCTCTGGTAAAACAACGCTTCTACGCGCGGTGGCCAGGCTAGTTGAGTACAGGGGCTCAATACTCATAGACGGGCTCGAGGCTTCTAGGATGCCGCTGGCCGTCCTCTCGAAAATACTGTCATATGGTTCGCCGACCTCGGTGTCAACTAGTCTTTCACTGAGGGTCAGGGAGATACTTGAGATGGCTCTGTATCCGTTGAAAAATATTGACGTGGAAAAAGCGGTTGAGGAAGCCTCGATGGAGTTAGATATAACAATGCTCCTCGACAGATACGTGGGTGAGCTCAGCAGTGGCGAGTTACAGAGGGTGGTAATAGCCTCGGCACTGGTCAAGAATCCCCGGTACCTGCTGCTAGATGAGCCTGACGCGCATGTCGACGTCGGATTCAAACCAGTGCTTTCAAGGGTCTTGAGGAGGAGGGCAGCATCTTCCACAATAGTCGTGGCAACCCATGACCCAGTGTTCGCTTCATGCACATGCGACCACGTAATAGTGTTGAGGAGTGGCTCCATAGTCTTCGAAGGCGGGTTCGACGAGCTATTGGAGAACCTTGGGGTTCTTGAAGAGACCTATGGAGTCGGCTTCACCGTTAGTAATGCGCCCAACGGTAGAAGAATCATACTGCCATACTACTAG